CTCCCTGACCCACTTAATACATTTTACTGTTATTTTTTGCGCAACTACAATAAAAGGGAAGTAATTCATACTATGTTTAAACATTCTCAAaataatagttctccagatattcgcaaataactatttactttgtattggaGATGTCACGCCCACCGTCCATTTGCATCCCAACCATATACAAAGGCAACAAAATTACTCACGCAAAGTTTTGAGACTCTCACTATTATAGTTATTcagataaatatttacttagtattgcacagtggggcataatcgaaatattttggaaataaatctggcatttcgaAACGGCTGGACTGATCGGGATAAttttacgtgggcgtagccaaggagcattcgagtttaagttattaaaatgggacatacaaatgctccaggggcgtcgatataggtaaagtggcatatttttgaatctaattgagatattgacttgacattttttttgtaagaccaaaaattaacttatctaaacaaaacaatatagctcggatcaatgtggatcaaattcctaatatttgcaatcctaaataaaatctttatttattaacggaacttaatgaaatttttaacattttttatgtttgtcattctaaataacaaagtgtaaaaaaacttatcaaaaggtcaatggcaatcccgcaattcctaaaaattggagcgaaaatcccaaaaatggtattttttacaattttacttatagggtccacatttccttcgaggctgggaaatactttggcgataaatagggaacacatcaaggtttccaaagttgctttttgttttctgatcccagctttgggattttagaacatgtgggcCAAAGTTgaattattgataaaaaaataggtcaaattaatactcagtattgccctCTATAAATACCTTTGGGAACCCAAAGTAATTacaaatctatatataaaagagtaacgttactgactgactgattcattatcgcacagcccaaacggcagaagctagaatcatgaaattttaactgtaagTTCCTCCCTCCACAAAAccatccgataagaagggatttttggaaattcggacGTTTAGGgtgtaaaaaagggtaaaaacgggtaaattcggtaaccttatatcttcaaaactaataaagatacaaaaaaaaaacttaaaatggcatgttactccatttaaaaaataagctggcaggtgtttcgtactttttcgaaattcaaaccttttaggggagaaaacgggtaaaaactatattttggtactttcttggcaccctatgtatcttttaaaccaacaaacatagaaacaaatattaattcgtattctttacttatcgaaaaataaaaaatataagtttggtactttttggaaatttggaaCAAAtaaggataaaaattgtgtttatttatggtactttttcataaaatatgtttttctataatttgacatagacatacgaatattttattatgagcacaacgatacagaaatttatttgaatataataatataattttaccaaaaaaggtACCataaaggggataaaatcgggaaaatacattttatttgaaattattaagccaattttgaaaaaaaatttaacattggTTTCTGGATTTATacgaaaattaactaacagggtgttatttggaactcgagtgccaatcCGGGTGGGCctaatccgggtaaacagtttggtaatttttttaaaacatattttttcttgggcacattaacacagattttaatctgTTGAGActtgtctgtagcataaacaattttggcaaaatggattatttttaaatttcaaacttaagGGGTGTTCAAGGGGGAAAAGGgcaattggtacttttctcctaatggtacttttttattattttaaagtatttcacttatcgacattaaagttagctgatatatatctgagtgaagttagtgttagaaatagaggataatatttaggtaccaaaatgtgagaactgaactataggtacttttttatttttctaatagtacttttttaattttctataacaatggacttagaaacatgaaagcatatatggtcctaagtgagtgagaattcaagGGGGAaactttttgatactttttctttattcgaatggtactttttgcatttttttcaccaatgaacctagaaacatgaaataaatgttatatggacccgagtgagtgggaaaccacaagttgggctttttctatattctaatggtgcttttttgaattttctataacaatggaataagaaacatgaaattaagcatatatcgTCCTAgatgagtgagaattctaggggtatagtttttggtactttttgtaatttcttcatcaATGAAGCTAAAGACACGAAATTAAGCCTATATGAACCCTAGTGAGTGGGAAAtcacaagtgggggctttttggtactttttatatatgggggatttcatgtcaagtgaaccaatttttaaaatcgatgtcttccgatcggaatgaaatttgcaccgaggttagacctattggatagtatcggtcaagaactctcggagttagagggggtcaaaatttgacattttggccaaacatgtgatttttctcatccatgtaacttattacctattgttcttagcaaaatgtgtcccaaaaagtttacatagctatttcttcaatctttcgaaaaaaaaatatttaaaaaatataaaaaatttttaatatttttttccgaaatcaaaaacttttttgactttttttcaaaatgggcctttttttcttaaaataaagcttagatattttccttgaggacctatttggtcgcttagtggaatgcaAGTTCGatgtctatcaaaataaatgttttgtaactcaaaatatgcaatttttgactttttttgcaaaatcaaaaactttgttgactttttttcgaaatgggccctctttttaatttttttttttgctcaacagtaagctcagatattttccttgatgaCCTATtaggtcgcttagtggaatgcaagagggatatctatcaaaataaatattttgtagctcaaaatatgcaattttttactttttttgcaaattactgaattactatccaataggtcaaaccttggtgcaaatttcatcccgatcggaagacatcgatttaaaaagttggttcacttgacgtgaaatcccccatattctaatggtactttttgaattttctgtaataatggacatagaaatatgaaatatatggtcctaagtgtgtaaaaattcaagggcatacttcatggtactttttctttattctcatgggtacttttttgaattgtctataataatggaaCTAGAGTTTccaaccgaagaatttcaaaaccgcggtttcggttttaaaaaattgaaaaccgatcgtttttgttttggttttgtgataatctattaaatattaagtgttttagaaacaaaattagttgataatataggaaatgctatacaaatttaaaattaaaacttgacGGGTCAAAGGTTATAATCAGTGATACCATttctttattgcaatggtactttttgaatattttataataataaacctaaaaatttaaaattaggcacacatgattctgaatgaattcgaattcacaaaaggtgactttagtggtaacattctttagcattttctataataatggacccagaaatatgaaattagacatttacaattagattcacaaagggagacttaatagcaCCTTGTCAGCTAGTAggtatttaataattaaattagaaaatattttgttaattatggCAATCTTCTGAttgtattacaaaaacaaacaaaaaattcaaagataaTTCAATTATCGCTTGTTCTCTAGATGTAGATTTGGGaatttccaaaatatacttggaatttttaaattaagaacattaaatttaacaacTGCACTAAATTTAACATTCCTGATCCCCAGCTTATCGCTTATACATTTCATCTTTTTGCGAAAACATCACGCTCTTGATAATTTTTTCCCCTAACTAAATTGATGTGAGccgagaaaatttaattttaaataattaattgtttGAAATCCGCACAAGAGAAAAGAACTTAAATGCATATTACTTGTTATTATATTGTGATcgtgaaattattaattttgaatgtATATCGCTGCCATGGCATGGGCCAACTCTATACCTCAGATGCAAATAATACGTATTATATAGATTTTGAGAATAAGGTACTAAACTAGACTTAATGtatagtaaattcaaaaattaatgttCTAGTTTGCTTAAAGTTCTCTTGGTTTGATGGTCAAATTGAATGCTTAAGGATGAACATGACTTTGGTGGAGATAAACACGAGCACAAAATCCCTGGAACTGAATACACTGATCACAAATCttcaaaaacataataatatcAAAATGGGCTATCTTTGGATAGGTGGCATACTGTCACAAATTCCGAATAAAAAGTTTGTTTGGCTTTCAACGGGTGATGAATTAACGTACACTAATTGGTATGACAATAATCCAGATTTCTATAATGAtaatgaattttgcatagaaatGGTGATGGagaaaaatttgaaatggaatgaTGATTCCTGCACAACCATAGGAGGTTTCGTGTGTGAATACaaagatgaaataaaaattcagcaagaattgaataatttaaagcaaaaaatgtaCAATCATCTGCAAGTGCAAAGCAATTTACATCAAGAAGTGCTCAAGCAAAATGAACAAATTAAGCATGAATTGCAAAAGGAAAAAGATCTACAACATGAACATCTAGAGAAATTACAACAATTCGAAGAGAAAAAATTAGAAATGGAAAAAGAAATAGAGAAGTATGTAAGAATGATGAATCAAAGCTTAGAGACACAagaaaagcttaaacaaaatttacaaacagAAGTAAAAAATAATGAAGCTTTGAACAAAGACTtacaaaagcaaaaatatttgcaacagcaactaaaagaaaaattagCTTTAAAAGAGCAAGAATTAAGAAACCAACTagtttgtaaacaaaaacttCAGCAACAGTTGCAAAATCTCAGAGAAGAAACAGAATTTTGTCTTATTTGTTTATAGTACCCTAATATTATGGTGACATCTAACAATATAATCTAATGTCTCTCAATTTTCtcctttaaaacaaatatattacatacatatgtacatatttataaaatcaattgtttgaaaatttatgcaatgcaattttttttttggatttaagcagatttttaaatacataaatattatttttgaataaaaataaacaaatatttgattttctgaataaaaaatctttaaatatgaCTAAATATCATCACAAATGTAATTTAATACATACACAAACATATGGAGGAttttatgtcaagtgaaccaacttttgaattCGATGCATTCCGATCGCGATAAAATTTGCACCTGTTGtatttggatagtaattcagacacaatttttcaacaagatcggtcgagaactatCTGAATTAGAGGGGGTctcaatttgacattttggccaagcagttgttttttttctcatccatgtaacttattaccagggaaaccaaaatatgcaaatgcatgttttttctggtgagtctaatgagcacatggataagatatttacacgtttcagaactatttaagaattttggcatcgatttgttaatgcatatttttgcatattttacccttaaatacatatttttgcatatatttgttttaagagcatatttatgtcatattttgcatttttagagcatattttactgtttaatagcatattttgagtttatcaaaaacaaattttgtcttacttatttttcgctgttgtgttcaaaattgaaaaatatatggcttttcaccaaaaaaaaaaatttaaaaaacagaatttttttttaaaaattttaaataacaattcgaaaaatttttttatccaaaaaatgaaaaaaaaaatgttgacctaaaaaaaaaaaatttttttttccaaaaaattaaaaaactgaaaaaaaaattttgctcacctaaaaatatttaaattttttatttttaagtataattaggtgaagggtatataagattcggcacagccgaatatagctctcttacttgttttaatataaaataagcactattttaataatagctccatctaaatatcaaattttagttccaattcaaacttaacctttcgaagtgttaaagaaatattgtcttttaaatttgctcctgtaacatcagctgatgtcgaaagaatattttctatgtataaaaatttttcagatccaatagacaacgatttttatttgaaaatttaagaacattttttttggttaaaaattatgtttttataagagcatattttttaaattttaagagcatattttcaagtttttactgcatatttaaagcgcctaaaacgctttttttagagcatatttccggtttccctgcttattacctattgttcttagcaaaatgtgttccaatttgtttaaatagctatttcttcaatctttcaaaaaaaaaaaaatattaaaaaaaaatttacatttttttccgaaataaaattttttttttaattatttttcaaaatgggcaattttttctcaaaagaaagcttagatatttagcttgaagacctatttggtcgcttagtgagatgcgagtcggatatctatcaaaataaatattttgtaactcaagacataaaatttttgatttttttttgcacaattcaacttttttcaaaatgttttttttaatttttttttttttgttgtctcaaaagaaaacttaggtcttttcctGGATAACCTTTTTGGTTTCTTAGttggatgcgagtggaatatctatcaaaataaatattttgtaataaagacatacaatttttgactttttttcaaaatggacacttttttaatttttttctcaaaagaaagcttagatattttcctcaagaataaaaatttttaggtcatacaacttaggtcttttccttaatttttttggtttttttagtgggatgcgagtgggatatctatcaaaataaatattttgtaactcaagacaaacatctaacttttttctaaaatgggccttttattttaaaaagtttttttgcgcAAAAGATagctttggtttttattttgatatcttCGGAAtgcaaatcttcaataatttgtCAGACACGCTTTCGAGAagcttgctatttaaaatcagcaaaatcggcccacaaatggctgagatatgaggcaaaaaccaggacaacctcgatttttgacttatatttggattattaagtcattaatatagacaatatggatatctaataatagatatttcaaagaccttcgcgtatataagaccatagtaagttggacatacaatgggtcaaaatcagaaaaaatatttttatcccgaatttttttttttcacaaaaaaaaaattaaaaatcaaaaacatttttttaaatttaaaaaaaaaaaaaaacattaaaaaaaataaaataacaactcgaaaaattttttttctttaagacctatttgatggcttagtgggatacgagtataatatctattaaaataaatatttttaactcaagacatacaatttttgaatttttttttgcaaaatttaacttttatccAAAATTggatctttttttaatttttttttatgctcAAAAACAAGCTTAGTTGTTTTCCTTAAAGACCTATTTGATGGGCTAGTGGAATGCAAGtgggatatacatatatcaaaataaatgttttgtaactcaagatattcAAATTTTCGCTCGATAtattggacaacaatgtttcggaagaacttattatttttttttaaatatctgaaTGGAACAttaagaccaaattatttttcagatgctcttatttttgcaaaatctattctacTCTATAaacgtacaaatgtcacgtacgatgacaaggaattgcccatatgtatgtaagtactagggtattcgaattattcgatttttctcttgttcgaataaaacgaataattcgaataagagattttaatttgttcgaataattcgatcacacgtttaaaattaatcgaattattcgaataattaaaatttttttaaaaacgtaaagaatgaagttttgatgtcggttttttaatattttattgttaaagaaaaacaaaaaagttaacaatttaagtactgataatgttaaaaaacattcgaaaacaaagtccatcattaaattttcaatagaaatattctgatcagattaactcttGCAGACccattagtttccgttttggagctatgctttaaaaaatttgagctaggtGGACATGatccttatatacatatattttaagatcatggctttcatctatttcaatgtaatcattataaatgtcatcctcaatatcactttcgacgaccgtttcaaaatcacattctccatcacattcaactccattttaatctaagtttaaattttgattattaatttcgtttcttctaatattttgccagctaaataacaaatattttattccgtaccttttattttcattagttcaagtcctaagttaaaaatgttgcaagatttgtttttagaattgtaacttcttgcagtaatatttatatatttatagaaggagctcatctacagtgatcgaaagtccctttgtctttagttatttgttgaatttcagaaacaatacaatttttgtgagtcattattacttatttaaattttaaattaacaaaattttaagcaatttaataaatttaaatatatatgaacatttattcgttttatttgattattctacataaaattgttcgaattattcgttattcgaaaatggccatttttaaattgttcgaataattattcgtacgaaattattcgattaatcgaacgagtattattcgaataccctagtaagtaCCCACATATTTATAAAGATTAAACAGGTCATCCAAATATTTCGTCATAGACAAAGAGAAAAATCACAAAACAAAGTACAAAAAACAAATGACGATATATTGATCAtttcacatatacatacatcCCAGCAAACACGaagattttgtataaaattgatAGTATCaagcctgtcacacattttgttcggaatggtatCAATTCCCTAGTTTTCATTCTGATTGATTTCGTATCAGGTTCTTCAGAtaccgtgtaatttattaattccaaaaatatttaataattttgtatttctgattttaatttgacagcgattttatattaaaacaaaagtaaagtttttggCACAGAAATTGACTAAAGatgttacaaaaacaaataattacaaagaaatattaattccactttgaaaactgaaagtggtttcattccgaaagaatttgtcgttttactttttctcaagaagcgaaatacggaattaattccactttcgaatggaatggaattctgtgacaggcctgtatatgTAATACATAATATATATGAAATCAAAATCATTTTAGAAGTCAATACTTTCATAACCTTTCTTTTCTCACATGTTCCTTCCAatagttttaaattgtatttgataTCCAATGAAAAAGTCATACATTTTCAATCCTTTGACTCTGTGTTGTGTGCTGggatatgtatatttttctagaaaaagcAAGAACAATGCGTAAATacatatctacatatgtatttgacaaacaaaattagttgtagctacaaataaacaataacagaaacgaaaacgaaaataaaaaaatgtaaacaacctTAGAAATAAAACCATAACAAACAACATGATAAagctaaatttattaataaaaacagaGAGGGAGAGTCTATCAAAAAAAGTccatattatttgtttatacatcttatatataaataggccacacgtttttttgtggtacacttttaagtatgttattgtccaccaatattgatgaaacctatatggtttaaaagattattttctctagatgtgcacaatataaattttttttaaaaaattctttccataaaagtgttaaaaagcggtttaaatttgtttgaaaaacaacaacaacatgtttatgcacatctaaatacacgtgtatttgtacacaaacgtgaacaatatttttgcgtatactcaaagtaactgtataattttgttattagtggtcgaattttgaccaccaggcgatcctagtattaataaatattgcCATTAAGATGTTGGATATTTTGGGGAAATGTTAAAGCAATTTTttcacccaaattttttttaaactatcttTTTAAAGGATACTTTGGTGAAACATAAGTTTCGGCGCAGCACAATATACTGTCAttacatgtttttatttacataagtTTCGATTTCGTTATTCGGCAAAATGTTTACCAATTTCTGGCCTATTTCAAAACAGAATATTCAATCCGACTTTCTTATTTGTATCTCTGATATGAAATGTTGGGAAAtgctattaaaaattcaatgtctatagatgaaaatttaattttttataggacTTTCCAAACTTTTAATAATGTGTTAACCAAAAAAAAGAGTGCTTTCTTTATTCACCAATGTGGACGTCGagataaatactaaaaaaaaaatttctattcaaaaaatttagctgaaaaaaaatttaatgaaaaatccaTGTAGGTAGTcgctgtttttatacccttcaccttcgtgagaagggtatacatatataagtttgtcattccgtttgtaatttccaaaatataattttccaaccctataaagtagaaatttattaagtagaaatttataaccgattatggccaataagctaggttgttgaaaataataattaaataaaaaaaaaaataaataaaaataaaaaaaaaagtatatatattctggatccttatagatagcggagtcgattaagccacgtccgtctgtttgttgaaatctagatatcttcgggatccaaatcttcaataattttgtcagacatgctttcgagaagtttgctatttaaaatcagcaaaatcgtcccacaaatggctgagatattaggaaaaaaaacAGGATAACCTCATTTTTgacttatatcttatatctggtcattaatata
The nucleotide sequence above comes from Calliphora vicina chromosome 1, idCalVici1.1, whole genome shotgun sequence. Encoded proteins:
- the LOC135955364 gene encoding lectin subunit alpha-like isoform X1, whose product is MHITCYYIVIVKLLILNVYRCHGMGQLYTSDANNTYYIDFENKFSWFDGQIECLRMNMTLVEINTSTKSLELNTLITNLQKHNNIKMGYLWIGGILSQIPNKKFVWLSTGDELTYTNWYDNNPDFYNDNEFCIEMVMEKNLKWNDDSCTTIGGFVCEYKDEIKIQQELNNLKQKMYNHLQVQSNLHQEVLKQNEQIKHELQKEKDLQHEHLEKLQQFEEKKLEMEKEIEKYVRMMNQSLETQEKLKQNLQTEVKNNEALNKDLQKQKYLQQQLKEKLALKEQELRNQLVCKQKLQQQLQNLREETEFCLICL
- the LOC135955364 gene encoding lectin subunit alpha-like isoform X2, which translates into the protein MNMTLVEINTSTKSLELNTLITNLQKHNNIKMGYLWIGGILSQIPNKKFVWLSTGDELTYTNWYDNNPDFYNDNEFCIEMVMEKNLKWNDDSCTTIGGFVCEYKDEIKIQQELNNLKQKMYNHLQVQSNLHQEVLKQNEQIKHELQKEKDLQHEHLEKLQQFEEKKLEMEKEIEKYVRMMNQSLETQEKLKQNLQTEVKNNEALNKDLQKQKYLQQQLKEKLALKEQELRNQLVCKQKLQQQLQNLREETEFCLICL